In Nitrospirota bacterium, the genomic stretch CGAAAAAACTTGCCCGTTCCGGTCTAAAAGGTAAAGCCCAAAAGATTCTTAAAATACTTGAGGACCATCCTTTTCAGTCTCCTCCACCTTATGAAAAACTTGTTGGGGATCTAAAGGGGGCCTGCTCACGTCGAATCAATATTCAGCACCGCGTGGTTTACCAGGTACTGGATGAAGAAAAGGTTGTAAAAATCTTAAGGCTATGGACTCATTATGAATAGTTTTAAGGAACAGAGGTTTTGCCGGTACCGGCGACAACGGTTACGGTTCGGCCGCCTGGATTTAGGGTAACCGTTTTAA encodes the following:
- a CDS encoding Txe/YoeB family addiction module toxin; translated protein: MVKWKLVFTSQAQKDAKKLARSGLKGKAQKILKILEDHPFQSPPPYEKLVGDLKGACSRRINIQHRVVYQVLDEEKVVKILRLWTHYE